AgtttttggtgtcattttacaggaaaccttTTGAAGTTACCttaaacactgctaaaagtcataaacatgtaagtatttGTTGTCTAAGCATTTGTTGTTCATACATTGCTTATTCCTTCAATAGGAATGAGCTAGAGTGATGATACTCATTAGACTTGGTAAACCCAACCttatctgccggcgatttggtTTTGCCCTGCAacaacctgtacattcatttctactacTTCTGTTACTGTGGAGATCCCatttttgcgacacgactgaagcgttgtgacgcttcccctcatttgtgtgttcaaatcggttcaaatgcagtgctgccttcctggaatgctatgcgggcgcgttgaagtcgcttgacgtcacccataggaataaagtggatttaggccctgtccacacgaacacgggtattttcaaaaccgcagctttttctacgtGGTTTGGCTGTTCGTTCACAGGCAAACGCtgtacttttttgaaaactcagGCCAGGGTGATGATTTTCagaaactccggttacagcgttgtcgtgtagatggtgaaaccggagattttGGCTTTTTAAATCGAAATGACTGAGATTTCGGCTTTTTAAATcgccgttctctcctttgtttgatgtcagattttccacgttatctccttttgatttacgtgagtTGAGTCTTTGCGGTGGACTccactaacagcgcttatcacatgtatagcctacagatacatgttcagttatttcattgtattgcagaacaaaggtGCCAGAATGCAAatatacaaaatagtaaagtgtgtgaagctataagtccacttcggccctgcacctgtgtATGCAGctacctgtcactgagtccaaagtaaaggaacttgtagaaggGTTTCACTGAGCCCATGGCATTtgtgcaatgtgcatcggtgctgtgaatgggacccatgtggaaatcaggcagcaaatcatagcgtagttttgcgttctcatgtggacagatttttttttttaaccatgcttgtgtggacgcgatttttttttaaaacggaggaggaaaaactaaatatatttaataaaaatactcGTGTACGTGTGGTTGAAGGAATATTCAATTGCGAAGAGTGGTTGATtggataattgcattaatgagaatttGAACAGACATtcctaatatatataaaataagtatttgaacaccctgctattttgcaagtcctcccacttggaaatcatggaggggtctgaaattgtcatcgtaggtgcatgtccactgtgagagacataatctaaaaaaaaaaaatccagaaatcacaatatatgattttttaaaaactatttatttgtatgatacagctgcaaataagtatttgaacccctgtctatcagctagaattctgaccctcaaagacctgttattCTGCCTTTAAAATTTCCTCcgccactccatttattatcctaaattagatgcagtttgaggttgttagctgcataaagacacctgtccacccaaTACAATCattaagaatccaactactaacatggccaagaccaaagagctgtccaaagacactagagacagaattgtacacctccacaaggctggaaatggctacggggaaattgccaagcagcttggtgaaaaaaggtccactgttggagcaattattataaagtgtaaGAAACTAAACATGACTATCAATCtgcctcggactggggctccatgcaagatctcacttcttggggtctcaatgatcctaagaaaggtgagaaatcagcccagaactacaagGAGGAGCTGGCCAATGACCTAAAAAGAGTTGGGACCactgtttccaaggttactgttgatAATACAgatgtcatggtttgaaatcatgcatggcaaggaaggttcccctgcttaaaccagcacatgtccaggcccatcttaagattgccaatgaccattttgATGATCCAGTGGAGTCATTGGaaaaagtcatgtggtcagatgagaccaaaatataactttttggtcataattctactaaacgtgtttggaggaagaagaatgatgagttaGTATCCCTACTGTgtagcatgggggtggtagcatcatgctttgggggtgtttttctgcacatgggacagggtgactgcactgtattaagaaGAGGATGACcagggccatgtattgcaagattttggggaacaacctcagttcctcagttagagcattgaagatgggtcgaggctgggtcttccaacatgacaatgacccgaagcacagccaggataaccaaggagtggctctgtaagaagcatatcaaggatCTGGCATGGCTTAGCCAGTCTCCAGaactaaacccaatagagaatctttggagggagccaggccagaaacctgactgatctagagaagatctgtgtggaggagtgggccaaaatccctcctgcagtgtacgcaaacctggtgaaaaactacaggaaatgtttgacctctgtaattgcaagtAATTTAGGTcattggggcggcagtggctcagtggttcatgtaggttgtctacaaaccagaaggttggtggttcaatccacggttccacctgaccaagtgtcgaagtgtccatgagcaagacacctaaccccagctgctcccgacgagctggatggcgccttacatggttgacatcgccgtcggtgtatgaatgggtgaatgtgaggcaaaaatgtaaagcgctttggataaaagcgctatataaatgcagtccatttaatgCAGTCCATTTGCAAACAAaagctactgtaccaaatattaacattgattttctcaagtgttcaaatacttatttgcaactttatcataaaaataaatagtttaaaaatcatacattgtgatttctgattttttttttttttttttctgattatgtctctcacagtggacaggtctctctccttcaatcaCAAGTTCTCTGATGACACATGATATAAATGGAGCATATTACTGGCTGCtaaagctgtcaatcaaatgcATCCATGGTTTTCATTGGATAAAGCCAGTCAATGCCTAGCCAATGCATAGCCAGCATagatttgattgatggatgtTGTAACGAAatcaaaatacattattttgcGCAGTGTTTGTAAGATATGTCATAAGCATTGAATGAATACACCTCGTGCTTATCGTCTCCATAGCATTCAATAGTATCAGTGCAGCCTGCCAGTTTTAGCGAACATACTTAATGCACACGCGCAGACTGTATGATAGGCTGTTTTTATAAACTAACTTTGAGGTTTTACActaaattctgtaaatagttgctTTAGTTTTTCAGGGACTGTAAATGCATcataattagcagtttattgcagatttatttgaataaaaactactTTTTACAATTACATGTTCTAATATAATTGGCCTTTTTTTGAAAAGATGCCTAgtcttttttgtttcttttttttgacataaaagcttacagaagatacatttttgagagaattgtcctcaaattttaatcaaaaaatgatCAGatattcagttttatatttaggttattttcagggccttaaaattaaaatctcaATTGTTTTCCCCTAGTTTTACTAGTTATTAGTTATTATGACTTTTGGGCAACATAATTTCAAGtttctagtttaaaataagaccaaaTTTATGGATATAAACCATAAAatttaagagctgcagacatttttatttgggtatgtcatttttgaaaattcTATCTATTACCTGTACAcatttttctaccacatcttttccttctaTTCGCCTCtgtattaatgtgcttggacagaGCTCtatgaacagccagcctcttctgcaatgaccttttgtgtcttgccctccttgtgcaaggtgtcagtgGTCATCTTTTAGACAACTATCAAGTCatcagtcttccccatgattgtgtagtctacagaactagactgagagaccatttaaaggcctttgcaggtgttttgagttaattaactgattagagtgtggcacatgatgtcttcaatattgaacatttcacaatattctaattttctgagatactgaatgtAGAATTTTCAGTTGTCAGTTATAACCATcaaaatttaaagaaataaacatttgaaatatatcagtctgtgtgtaatgatttaatataatatacaagtttcactttttgaatgaaatgtgtgaaataaatcaactttttgatgatattctaattatattacCAATAAATGTACTACATATTTTGACAACAGCACTATCTTCTGCCACAAAGatttcatgttttttatttttttcacagcACTAGATGTCATATGGTGATAGTGAAACACGTAGAACACTTCACTTTATGATTGTATGGTGAAATTAGTTGTTTTTCATGTAAATCAGGTCAATTTGATCAAGAACTATGCACTGTGATATTAGCCTTTGCATGTGGTGTGAATGCTCTAATCTGTTAACATTGGTGCTGCAAAAAATAAGCACTGCTTATACTCTGCTAATGCTTGGAGGGTGAAACTGGCCTTACATCACCTTGCAATCCTTACACTGGCCTTGCAATCCGTCAGatgcagttgccaggagaatggcACTTGCTCAACTGCATTCTGCCAAGTATAAAGTTTGGTGGGCATGACCCCTTAGTTCTAGTGAAAATAACACTTAAtccttcagcataccaagacattttggacaatgctcccaactttgtagaaaaagttttgggatggccccttcttgttccaacatgactgtgcactagtgcacaaagcaagatccataaagacatggatgaatgagtttggtgtggaggaacttgactggcctgcacagagtcctgacgtCAACCATGTAGAACACGTTTGGGATGTGATTAAAGTGgagactgcaagccaggccTTCAGGCCTCCAACATCAgtacctgacctcacaaatgcgcttctagaagaatggtcaaacatttccataaacacactcctaaacctcctaagtttaaagggttagttttcccaaaaatgaaaatttgatgtttatctgcgtaaccccagtgcatccaacatgtaggtgtgtttgtttcttcagtagaacacaagtgaagatttttaactccaagcgttgctgtgtgtaggtcataCAGTATAAACATGTGAATGGGTAATGTTCTATGagaacaacaaaaaaaccatgcttagacaacatgccaACTTACCTGCCCGTCTTCCTCATCATCCTCGTCTTTGTCTTCGTTATCCCCATCGTCATCCTTGTGGTCTCCGTCCTCGTCATCTGTCTTCACAAGGGAAAGTCTGTTGTCATTGTGTTTACATTCTACGTGTCAAGATTCACCTTTAAGTTCAACCTGTGCCTGTTACCTCTGTTTAATAGACACTGCACACTGCACTAACCATCTGTGTCCTCCTCTGTGTCGTACAATATGTGAGcacataaattatataaaccaaATGTTATGAAAGATGCtattaattgatttgacagcactaatgtGTTATGATCatagcactttgggattgtttttaactatgaaaagggctttacaaataaaatgtattattattattattatgatcatGTCCACTGATGAACCTACAGAATCCATGACTTTATGTTTGTCAATGACTAACACATTCGCTGACCAATGGCACATTCTGGTAATTTTCAAATGGTAAACATCTGTAATAATTTACTAATACAGTAATAAGTAAACCAAGTAAACTTGTTTTACTGGCCAAAACATTAACTTTATACTGACACCTTTAATCCTTGTTATAGCTTGACATAAAAGCAGAACTTTCTAAAATTCATGTGTCTCAATTTTCTTGTCAAAACAAACATGCTGACCTCTGGCCACCATGCAACATCAGTGTAATGTGCATGTTTGTTTGCTTCACTAGAGGATTGTCACTGCAGCAGAACTCTGAATACACAGGTGTTTACAGGACCGAAAGGATTATGTACCTATGTGAAATAGCAAATAGACACAAAGGTGTCCTTATATTATATGTTTCTGTCTGAAGTTTGAAAATTAATTGGTCAAACCAACAAAGGCTTTTCAATGGCAATCATAATACAGTAACCCAAATATGGATTTGGACACTAGCCATACTAATAAAATGTATCAACTGAGGCAAATCAGACCCATAAttcagggacgtgcacaggggggttgctcaggttgcctgggcaactgcccatatgcccttctcgactcacgttgcccttccaaagtggaaaaaaataaattaaaaaatcgtacaatggatgcagaatttcacgtaggcctagatacaaaaaaaacaaaatcgcAAAGCCTCATTCACTTCCAAAAGTAAaagtcaagcaattgcttggggcCCCGAGCTGGCCTGGGGGTCAACCTGTTTGCCTCCCCAGAAATGTTCCACTGACAGTGGTTTTATTCGCTGACCAATGACATACTTGGCACAGACGTACTTGCGCACAGCTGACATACTTGGCACAGACGTACTTGCGCACAGCTGGCTCGTGGGCCTgcgcaaatatgcgtttcccccagtgagcctacttGCACAGATCAGCACTTTGTCTGTcatggaggccagcagaagggaaaggatGTCTCCAATTAGAGGATGACCCACTGGATTGTGAATGCCATCACCTTGTCACAAGGTGTGCCCTGTCCACTCAGGGTGCGAGCACACTCTACTAGAAGTGTTGCACCCTCCTGGGCACTGGCGTCTCATTGTcagacatctgtagagctgcgggctgggcaaGTCTCCTCCTGTGTTCTTATCTCAAACGGCTAGAAGCACTGAAAGGCCCTGCTCTTGTAAGCTTGCTGTGCTATGGCATTTATATAATCTCCAAAAACAAACTCTGAATCCTCCACCTCCCTTGATGTCGGGCATGGAGGAGCGTTCGGCATCAGACCCCTTGCCTCTGAATCCTTGAGAACCGGTATTTGTCTTGGGCTATGTGAGTGTTCCAGTGGGGATACCACATATTTTTCCATGGTTGCTCCTCTTGGAAGCCAGTGTGTATTTCCCTTTTCTGGGGATGGAGCCCCCTCACTTCTGCGGGTTACGGCTCAGCATTGTACTCCACATAACTCCTTCCGGGTACGATGTGGGTTCCGCAGCATCCCCTTCCACTAGGACACGCTTTCCAGTGTTATCTAAAAAGTCACTGAGTGGGTCATATGCGGAAGAGCAGTGATAGACTTCTGGAAGGAGGCAGAGGACATGGCACTTTGATTGGGATTCCTATTCGTTGGTACTCAGACGTGGCATTGagagtgactgactgaatggGGCCGTCTCATTTACTTATATAACCCTttttccctgaaggagggaacggagatgaCACGCCCCGTCGCCATGTCCTCTGTACCCTGCTGGGGTGCCAGTTCATctactcggctcctcagcaaaaaACTGATTTGatgcaagcacctgtgcctcatttatacccgcgctgcttGGCATGAgcagctggtgcaatcattgcaagCCAGTGTGCATTAgctcgtttagttacactcAAAGTATATTCTCTCTTGCTAGCGACACTCCTATTCGTCAGTACTCTAACGTGGTGTCTCCTTACCCTCCTTCAGGGAAAAggtcggctgcgcccctgccctCTTCTTCGGGCAGGAATTGCAGATCCGAGACCCTCAGATTATGCACTACGAAAGGGGGCTATGCCAAATGACTCTGTACTGTACACTATCAGCTTGCTGAGCtgttaataaatgcactattgtcaatatatttctcctgagtctttctggtagaactaGGGACCAAGACGTTCAGTTTGCTGTACTTACACTTGAAAACAGTCTCCATCCTCCGACATATTCAATGTCCAAAATGACGATTCCCCATGGGATAATAAAGTGTCAATCAGATTTACAGTACACTTCAGAATCTGGGCGGATGCAGTAGGCCAAGCGGGGATTTGAAACTGAAAACATCTATTGGTATGACAATTGACTAcaatataaacaaaacaaagccACAATTTAGATATTCATACATGGGAATTGCGTTGGATGAATTAGCACTTAAATAAGTAAATACTACACCCACCACACCCCTGGTGAACGTTGAACTGAATtagtaattataaaaaatatatatttttgatgttCACAAAAATAGGGGTTATTTTGATTTGTATTATGCATCAAAAAGGAGTTACCCTAAGTTTCTAATTACAGTCGTAGGTATCTATCATATGAAAAGTTCAGAAAATAACATATATGTCATTATGCAGCATCAGAGTGGATGAAAATGGGTGGGCCAGCCTGATGCAGACACTGTATAAATGAAAGGACAGTAAGGAGAGCAGAACACACTAATAATAGGAAGAGACTCACTCATGGCCTATGAGACAGAGGATCATGAGATTCAATACTGCTTTCCTGCCATCAACTCATCGTGTATCAAGGGAACACGCTCCAGTTTTGAACATActatcatttacatttttgtatcACTGCTGTCAGCATGGATTGTGTTTCTGAACCTGCTGGTGATCATCTCCATCTCTCACTTCAAGAAGCTTCACACTCCAACCAACATGCTTATTCTATCTATGGCTGTGGCTGACCTGCTTATTGGACTTATTGTGGTACCAATAGAGGGTATCAAGCAAATTGACACATGTTGGTACTTTGGAGACACTTACTGTGGACTGTTTGTAATAATCGTTAGGTTACTCCTTTCTATATCTCTTAGTAATTTAGTTCTAATTGCTGTTGATCGTTATGTGGCTGTCTGTTACTCTTTACTTTACCCACAGAAAATAACCATGACTAAAACCTTAATAAGCATCTGTCTCTGCTGGTTTTGCTGTTCAGTTTACATTATTTGCTTTGTAATTAGTAATGGATATTTTAACATCTCAGACAAAACAATGTGTTATGGCCAGTGTATTGTTTTGATTACTCCTGTGTGGAGATTTACTGatttaatattttctttcttatttccTTGTACTGTGATAATCACTGCATATTTGAGAATATTTTATGTAGCACATCAGCAAGTGAAGGTTATTAACTCTCAAATGAATGGTGTAAAATGTGTACTGGAAGTTTCAGTTAGGAGGAAATCTGAGAGCAAAGCTGCTCTGACATTAGGGATCATTGTGACGGCTTATCTGCTCTGCTGGATTCCATTCTATATCTGTTCTCTAACAAAATCTACAGCAATTTCATCCACTACAATGACATTTCTATTATGGACGTTTCATGTAAACTCAGGTCTGAACCCTATTGTATATGCATTATTTTACCGCTGGTTTAAAATATCAGTTAAACATATTTTAACTCTTAGAATATTTCAGCCAACATCCTCTCTGATGGACATTTATACAGATTATCATTCTTGATTGAAAAAGGGGTGTGGTGGGTGTAGTATGAAATGAACTTGAATGAGATACTGCCTAATACCTTTTTGCGTTCCAAAGCAGCATTACACGTATTCTTTATAAATAATGGAATCATTTTAGAGATGAAAAGGTAAACCCAGGATATGGACAAAGTGATAGAAATGTTGATGGTACTTATATAAACTTAATCCAGTAGTTAAATGCAGAAATACAAAATAGTTCAGAATAATTAAAAATGGACTGCTTAAACGAGCATAATGTGTATTGTTGTGCTTATTAATCTTGATAATAGCTCGACttctatttaaaattaattcagTCAGGTCCAAGTGTATATGTACAAAGTATTGGGTCAGCTATTACATTGATTTTGTGGAGTAAAATAGATGCTTCTTCTTTGGATGTTGTGTCCTGTCGCTAACCTTACACAGTGAATCTAGTAGTCTAAATTGATATTATTCATTAAATAACTTATATGACTAGTATTGTATGACTGATCACTAGACTTACTCATACATACAATCCATGTGTGCCAAACTACCTAAATGCCATCAAATGGCAATGTTTATAGTCTAATTGTCATGTTGTGCTCAGGTAAGAAGAAAAAGACAGACAAAGTCAATCCAAAATACTGTGGCCCACAACATGGCAAAGATAAGACAGAGGATGAAGCCTGAAGGAATGAGAGTGACTTAAATAGTCAACACAATGAGGATAATGATGAGACAGCTGACACAGATGAACTAATAATGATGATAACCGGGGAGACAGATAAGTAGTGGGAAAcagaacaaaggaacatgtgacagaTACAAACAAACCGAGGCTATTTTTGAACCCCCATTAAGTAAGTAGTTAATGTCAATACGTACTTAACAAGTGCTAAAAGAGTAGGTACTATATAGCCTGATCGTGTTACAGTGTAAAAAATGCtccttatttaaaaataaaaaataaaagtttttggggtgagaaaaataataatcGTATTTTTGGgacagaaacaagatttcaatcagaaataagattatttttctagATATGGGGGGGAAAAGTAATATATACTTTGGATaatcaaagtgctttacatttatAAGTTGGGAGCTGATCTAGCCTGCAGCACCTCCTCAGCCTGCTCAGCCTGTGCAGCACCTCACTCAGACAGTCTGATATGTTGGGAGATCCGCTCAGGTGTAAGGCTCCGCTGAAAGGCATGGAGGCTCAGCTCTTCCCTTGCTGTTGTCGGGAACGTAGGGCAACCCCTCTGCACGTAAGCCCGGATGTCTAAACCCACCCAACTAACTTGAACATAAACACACATAACTTTGCTAACACAAAAACTCAACCATATTGCTTAAACAATCCAGTAATCAAcaccaaacaaacaaataccCACACTACACCTGGCTATGGTGTAGTATGAATAGTATGAATGTGATCCATACTTTATGCACCATGTTgacattatcatgtgacctacaaTGTTATCATGGAGTCGGCTGTCGCGCCTGTGTGATCAATTCGCATTTTCTTATCAGTGCCAAAGAGACTCAAATAACTCAATTTTTATAATTCAGGCAAGTGTTATACGTCATTATAAtctaaaggggtcatgaactggcttttaaaaaaatgttatactgttgtctTAGGTCAACTTATAACAATCacgttttttacattaaaaaacatcataatgaataagtaataggctattttctatacTGGTTTTGATGCTCTCTTCTAAATGCTCGGTTTTGATGGGCATGCTGCACTGTAGACTTGGAAGTATACACCCATGGCTAGGactggataagatttgcatatttaatgagcttctgctcctcTGTCAGTTTACTTAAgggattattttgaaagcggcaactagAATTATTCTTTCACAGGTGTCgcaaaacgtctttatcaaacaaacacaatgatttatctcatCCACCCGTCATTGATtggaatatatatatgtttttattactgCTTCAGAATGCTTCAGTTCAGAGGATTTCACAATTAATGATAAACACATTTAAGGCTTTACAGAGCGGATGGCTGGACGAATGGTTGCAGCCAAGTGCAAGCAAAAGTGACGTAGGCTACCTGACATTTCACATGTTTATTATTGCCACCATTCCCACGCACACATGGGACAGTTTGCAATACTTCACTGATAACTACATTACTGAACAGAGACATAAACGGCAAagttcagcccctgtcgtggagactgagcagcccaacatcttgattgagacagcgcagtctctcaggtgtgtgtgcccgcccgCCGATGTTTGttacttgtgtaggtgagtttgtgtgcacatgtatgtttgagtgtgttttaagtacaattacaaagcaattcatggttttgtttaactctgaaacaattttcgagttgcgttgtggtaaaaatagctacgggtaacgccagctgattgaggagtgcaaccattctacgtcatcaacctagaacgcaaacaaaatggcgccgcccatggtccaaatataaaatcgattttttaaataatgtagatctttcatgggttttctactacatatttcagtaagagacatcatttatgttatattaagccatacaagtctcaacaccaggggatccctttaagtaaggtaacgaagtatttgtacttcgttacttgacacctctggatgtgacggcatacccggaagctataaaggggcgCATTGTAGCGTCAGATATCACTCTACATcataacgctctgtgtgtgtttgaaacactgtctgtctatttattgttgtctgtcccatattttatatatatatatatatatatatatatatatatatatatatatatatatatatatatatatatatataatcagtaAAAAGAGACCTAGTAGACGATGTCTAATACAGAGTTCAAGAGGTGCGTGCATTCGTGTCCCCGCTTCATCTCGGGAACGGACacgcactctctttgtgtacagTGCCTGGGCGTTCAGCATGGTCAGGCGGCtttcgagggagccgcctgcagTCATTGCGAGCTGCTGACGCTCAGGGTACTGAGGTCTCGGTTGGCGGTCTTTGATGAGGCCGGCCAACCATGTGAGCCCGGCGCCGCAGATTGCTCTTATAAGAACTGACCCACCCCACCCATCCCGACACCAGACAACCTATAATGCACACCCTCCATACAGGCTACTTCAATAGTACTAGCCCCTTTAATACCGCCTGAAAACTCGATGTCAAGTTTGTCCTAGCTTTTGTCAGGTTCTTAGATGGTCGGAACTTGCTATCACTTCAAAATTTGAGCCTTTCAAAAAGGGGCCTCTCCCAACAGCAGGTCCAAGCTCTCAGGAGATGGTCCTCAGATGCTTTTCAAAGCTATATTGGGACTAACCATTTCCAGATCTTAAAAGCCCACTAAACTTAAACCCTCCGGACCGTCCAatgggttgttttttttctccatccAGCGAGCATTTGAGAGGACACAGCGAGAAACCTCCCAGGCAAGCACTCATGCTTTTCTTTCCTGTTTTTCGGCGTTCCAATGAgaagtggaaagtttccacgcatCAAGGCGGTCTccaaaacgtctttatcaaggagtgcaaccattctacgtcatcaacctagaacgcaaacaaaatggcgccgcccatggtccaaatataaagtcgattttttaaataatgtagatctttcatgggttttctactacatatttcagtaagagacatcatttatgttatattaagccatacaagtctcaacaccaggggatccctttaagtaaggtaacgaagtatttgtacttcgttacttgacacctctggatgtgacggcatacccggaagctataaaggggcgCATTGTAGCGTCAGATATCACTCTACATcataacgctctgtgtgtgtttgaaacactgtctgtctatttattgttgtctgtccCATATTTAAGTTTAGCCCACTAAACTTAAACCCTCCGGACCGTCCAatgggttgttttttttctccatccAGCGAGCATTTGAGAGGACACAGCGAGAAACCTCCCAGGCAAGCACTCATGCTTTTCTTTCCTGTTTTTCGGCGTTCCAATGAgaagtgga
The window above is part of the Pseudorasbora parva isolate DD20220531a chromosome 23, ASM2467924v1, whole genome shotgun sequence genome. Proteins encoded here:
- the LOC137062423 gene encoding trace amine-associated receptor 13c-like, giving the protein MAYETEDHEIQYCFPAINSSCFKKLHTPTNMLILSMAVADLLIGLIVVPIEGIKQIDTCWYFGDTYCGLFVIIVRLLLSISLSNLVLIAVDRYVAVCYSLLYPQKITMTKTLISIFSVRRKSESKAALTLGIIVTAYLLCWIPFYICSLTKSTAISSTTMTFLLWTFHVNSGLNPIVYALFYRWFKISVKHILTLRIFQPTSSLMDIYTDYHS